In Loktanella sp. M215, the genomic window GCACCAAAACCATTCATTACGTCTATGACTTCGGCGACAACTGGCACCATGTGGTCAAGGTCGAGAAGATCGATGACGCCATCCCGGGCGCCGCATATCCGCGCCTTGTCAGGGCTATCGGTGCTTGTCCCCCGGAAGATGTCGGTGGCGTGCCCGGTTATGCTGAATTCCTTGATGCAATGACCGATCCCAAGCACGAGGAACACGACCGGATGCTGGAATGGTATGGCGGACAGTTCGACCCAGATGAGGCAGAGATCGGCCGCATCCTCGACAACTTTGAGCGCCTCGCCAAAAAATGGGCACCAAAGCCACGCAAACCAAAAGCGGTTCCGAAGCCCGTCTGATAGGGCACAGCGGCGGCCTTC contains:
- a CDS encoding plasmid pRiA4b ORF-3 family protein, which produces MIPVARLKVTLSDVAPQVLRRFDVPLKIKLNRLHDVIQAAMGWTDSHLYEFRAGGVGWGVPDPEYDYDDPLPASKTSLLDVLEDVGTKTIHYVYDFGDNWHHVVKVEKIDDAIPGAAYPRLVRAIGACPPEDVGGVPGYAEFLDAMTDPKHEEHDRMLEWYGGQFDPDEAEIGRILDNFERLAKKWAPKPRKPKAVPKPV